One genomic region from Sciurus carolinensis chromosome 2, mSciCar1.2, whole genome shotgun sequence encodes:
- the Zswim3 gene encoding zinc finger SWIM domain-containing protein 3 isoform X2 codes for MLVTGSTWGKRYVQVKFVCIRTQSNRKRTRKANMCPAYLLLRYNERLDRLFISELNTHHVHYDSKTAIPGGDTVGKSQRTVYLQTLQPVLPTFEKHLIRTEKSPVEPSFCLNAVQVPSKSEQEGITPSDLATIAEVMKNLLKVDEGSMASFSVGTSQDLDQLSFQSSKMSDLFIRFPENLLLHRVENAQGHILYAFLVENKEREGRVVHFAVLKTETATSVAKMLSIFTEFNSDWPKVKVVFVDPSFPHRAILQETFPAARILLSIYHTTRLLEKKLHRSSANPSFKRLMKEALREAVFVTSDASLKNLCQMSQALLDEDLFSFLQAHWFSCELLWYMHVRKGLHACNTYMDSLDIVTSKVSSLFREQQSLLDCILRFVDYIDFFNTKGLKNLPPAPSKLKRTRPPSMLPKTKKHFRICGGTLTRLPVEETKPDSQLVQLQQQPQVQPSLGGMLDILNQSGSELAYKLCHNEWEVVQNSTHLLDMTGSSVNVQLLEDSHQVSKDGCSCSCSFQQWYHLPCRHILALLHTNQQPVGEAMVCRRWQKKYQHLLGPNGELQDRGVIPHTDQPEKQSRNDMIQDLSRELANLLMQTEGPELEERYSTLRKIVDIWADPCEPPESIQQPGDFRDVGRLPFLWGKHEEGEGPPSC; via the coding sequence ATATGTGCAGGTGAAATTTGTCTGTATTCGGACCCAGTCAAACAGGAAGAGAACACGGAAGGCGAACATGTGCCCAGCATATTTGCTCCTGAGGTACAACGAGAGACTAGATAGACTCTTTATCAGTGAACTTAACACCCACCATGTACATTATGATTCCAAAACCGCTATTCCTGGAGGAGACACCGTTGGCAAATCTCAAAGGACAGTGTATCTGCAGACACTCCAGCCGGTACTGCCCACATTTGAGAAGCACCTTATTAGAACTGAAAAGTCCCCAGTAGAACCATCATTTTGCCTAAATGCGGTACAAGTGCCCTCAAAGTCAGAGCAGGAGGGCATCACTCCTTCTGATCTGGCTACGATAGCAGAAGTGATGAAGAACTTACTTAAGGTAGATGAGGGTTCCATGGCTTCCTTCAGTGTGGGTACCAGCCAAGACCTGGACCAGCTGAGCTTCCAGAGCAGCAAGATGAGTGACCTATTCATTCGCTTCCCAGAGAATCTCTTGCTGCACCGCGTGGAGAACGCCCAGGGCCACATCCTCTATGCTTTCTTAGTAGAGAACAAGGAACGAGAAGGGCGAGTAGTCCATTTTGCTGTGCTCAAGACCGAGACAGCCACCTCTGTGGCCAAGATGCTGAGCATTTTCACAGAGTTTAACTCTGATTGGCCCAAGGTCAAGGTGGTCTTTGTGGACCCTTCATTCCCTCACCGGGCCATTCTGCAGGAGACCTTCCCTGCTGCCCGCATCCTTCTTTCCATCTACCACACAACCCGGCTCTTAGAGAAGAAGTTACATCGTAGTTCAGCAAATCCATCCTTTAAAAGGCTCATGAAGGAAGCCCTTCGGGAGGCTGTGTTTGTCACTTCTGATGCCAGCCTTAAAAATCTCTGTCAGATGTCCCAGGCCCTGCTAGATGAAGATCTCTTCAGCTTCCTGCAGGCCCACTGGTTCTCCTGTGAACTGCTATGGTACATGCACGTAAGGAAGGGCCTCCATGCGTGTAATACCTACATGGACAGCCTAGACATTGTCACCAGCAAGGTGTCAAGTCTCTTTCGGGAACAGCAGTCCCTGCTGGACTGCATCCTCCGCTTTGTGGATTACATAGACTTCTTTAATACCAAGGGCTTGAAGAACTTACCCCCAGCTCCTTCCAAGTTAAAGAGAACCCGGCCTCCAAGCATGCTACCAAAGACCAAGAAGCATTTTAGAATCTGTGGAGGGACCCTCACAAGGCTCCCTGTGGAAGAGACAAAGCCAGACTCACAGCTAGTTCAGTTGCAGCAGCAGCCCCAGGTGCAGCCCTCCCTGGGTGGCATGCTAGACATCTTGAACCAAAGTGGGTCTGAACTAGCCTACAAACTGTGCCACAATGAGTGGGAGGTGGTACAGAATTCCACCCATCTGCTGGACATGACCGGGTCCTCGGTGAACGTTCAGCTGCTAGAGGACTCTCACCAGGTTAGCAAAGATGGCTGTAGCTGCAGCTGTTCCTTTCAACAATGGTACCACCTGCCTTGCCGGCACATTTTGGCCCTGCTGCATACCAACCAGCAACCTGTAGGTGAAGCCATGGTTTGTAGACGATGGCAGAAGAAGTACCAGCACCTCCTGGGGCCCAATGGGGAGCTCCAGGACCGAGGTGTGATCCCACACACAGACCAACCTGAAAAGCAAAGTCGCAACGATATGATTCAGGACCTAAGTAGAGAGCTGGCAAACCTGCTAATGCAGACCGAGGGACCAGAGCTGGAAGAGCGCTATTCTACCCTGCGCAAGATTGTGGACATCTGGGCTGATCCCTGTGAGCCTCCCGAGTCCATTCAGCAGCCAGGAGACTTCAGGGATGTAGGCCGCCTCCCTTTCCTCTGGGGAAAACATGAAGAAGGGGAGGGACCTCCCTCCTGCTGA
- the Spata25 gene encoding spermatogenesis-associated protein 25 has protein sequence MSYFMSPQTHPGLLPSSQGGAASPGSSLGLYSPAEPVVVASGGLGPLSQKAEQVVPAAQAWGPTLAVPEARVCSGGASWEIPRRKEYSRYCHKFPSVRQPESLGWENGCSRSRVPHLGGPSRPGPLLLCGLPPGVLPVPSEAGGKEAGSQPDICILTLAMMIAGIPTVPVPGLREEDLIRAAQAFMMAHPEPEGAVEGTRWEQVHAHAASGQMPLMRSRRGQPPGSCL, from the exons ATGTCCTACTTCATGTCTCCACAGACTCATCCCGGTCTTCTGCCTTCTAGCCAAG GTGGGGCTGCTTCTCCGGGTTCGTCCCTTGGCCTCTATAGTCCTGCAGAGCCAGTGGTGGTGGCCTCTGGTGGATTAGGCCCACTGAGCCAGAAAGCCGAGCAGGTGGTacctgctgcccaggcctggggcccCACCCTGGCAGTGCCTGAAGCCAGGGTCTGCTCTGGGGGTGCTAGCTGGGAGATACCACGGAGGAAGGAGTACAGCCGATACTGCCACAAATTCCCCAGCGTGAGGCAACCGGAGAGCCTGGGCTGGGAGAATGGCTGCTCCAGAAGCAGAGTTCCCCACCTGGGTGGCCCCAGCAGGCCTGGGCCCCTGCTGCTGTGTGGGCTGCCACCAGGGGTTCTGCCGGTGCCCTCTGAGGCGGGGGGGAAGGAGGCCGGCTCCCAGCCCGACATCTGCATCCTTACCCTGGCTATGATGATCGCCGGCATCCCCACCGTGCCTGTCCCAGGCCTGCGGGAAGAAGACCTGATCCGGGCAGCTCAAGCTTTCATGATGGCCCATCCAGAGCCTGAGGGAGCTGTGGAGGGCACGCGGTGGGAGCAGGTGCATGCCCACGCAGCCTCTGGGCAGATGCCCCTAATGAGATCCAGGAGGGGCCAGCCTCCTGGCTCCTGCTTGTAG
- the Zswim1 gene encoding zinc finger SWIM domain-containing protein 1, with amino-acid sequence MALTMLNGLLIKDSSPPMLLHQVSKTPQLDTFNYQSCFMQDVFAHFPEILFIHRTYNPRGKVLYTFLVDGPRVQLEGPLARAVYFAIPAKEDAESLAQMFQVFKKFNPAWERVCTILVDPHFLPLPTLAMEFPTAEVLLSAFHICKFLQGKFYQLSLERPVERVLLTSLQSTMCSATAGNLRKLYTLLSNCIPPSRLPELHSHWLLNDRIWLAHRWRSRAESSRYFQSLEITTRILSQFFGTTPSEKQGMASLFRYMQQNPGDKASFSLGLGPQNNCPPSEASPESPRVEQLVEARIQHSLNAICTGPAAQLCLGELAVVQKSMHLIGSDSEKMNIQILEDTHKVQPQPPASCSCYFNQAFHLPCRHILAMLSARRQVLQPDMLPAQWTASCATSLDSILGSKWNETLDKHLAVTLLTEEVGRLLQHCSKEEFERRYSTLRELADTWIGPYEQVQL; translated from the coding sequence ATGGCCCTGACAATGCTGAATGGGCTTCTGATTAAGGACTCAAGTCCACCTATGCTGCTGCACCAGGTTAGCAAGACTCCCCAGCTAGATACCTTCAACTACCAAAGCTGCTTTATGCAAGATGTTTTTGCCCATTTCCCAGAGATCTTATTTATCCACCGGACCTATAATCCAAGAGGCAAGGTGTTGTACACCTTCCTGGTGGATGGACCTCGAGTGCAGCTGGAGGGTCCTCTAGCTCGGGCTGTCTACTTTGCCATCCCTGCCAAGGAGGATGCTGAAAGCCTCGCCCAGATGTTCCAGGTGTTCAAGAAGTTTAACCCAGCATGGGAGAGAGTCTGCACCATCCTGGTGGATCCCCACTTCCTCCCACTGCCCACCCTCGCCATGGAGTTCCCCACCGCTGAGGTCTTGCTCTCGGCCTTTCACATTTGCAAGTTCCTCCAGGGCAAGTTCTATCAGCTGTCCCTTGAACGACCTGTGGAGAGGGTGCTCCTGACCTCCCTGCAGAGCACCATGTGCTCAGCCACAGCAGGCAACCTGAGGAAGTTGTATACACTCCTGAGCAACTGCATCCCCCCATCCCGGCTGCCGGAGCTCCACTCACACTGGCTGCTCAACGACCGCATCTGGCTGGCCCACCGCTGGAGAAGCCGAGCCGAGAGCAGCCGCTACTTCCAGAGCCTTGAGATTACCACCCGCATCCTCAGTCAGTTCTTTGGCACCACCCCATCTGAGAAACAGGGTATGGCCTCTCTGTTCCGATACATGCAGCAAAACCCTGGAGACAAGGCAAGCTTCAGCCTAGGCCTGGGTCCCCAGAACAACTGTCCTCCATCAGAGGCCAGCCCTGAAAGCCCCAGAGTTGAGCAGTTGGTAGAAGCTCGCATCCAGCACTCCCTCAATGCCATCTGCACAGGGCCAGcagcccagctctgcctgggTGAGCTTGCTGTGGTCCAGAAATCCATGCACCTCATCGGCTCTGACTCAGAAAAGATGAACATACAGATCCTAGAGGACACCCACAAGGTGCAGCCGCAGCCCCCTGCCAGCTGTAGCTGCTACTTTAACCAGGCCTTCCACCTGCCCTGCCGCCACATCCTAGCCATGCTCAGTGCCCGCCGCCAGGTGCTCCAACCAGACATGCTGCCAGCTCAGTGGACAGCAAGCTGTGCCACCAGTCTAGACAGCATCCTGGGCAGCAAGTGGAATGAGACCCTGGATAAGCACCTGGCAGTGACACTTTTAACTGAGGAGGTGGGTCGACTCTTGCAGCACTGCAGCAAGGAGGAGTTTGAGCGGCGGTACAGCACCCTGCGGGAGCTAGCCGACACCTGGATCGGCCCCTACGAGCAGGTGCAACTCTGA
- the Zswim3 gene encoding zinc finger SWIM domain-containing protein 3 isoform X1, giving the protein MELGSCFKTYEDFKECFSAYKKENRCSFILRDCVSVRFHNLNHGTTIREDILYVQVKFVCIRTQSNRKRTRKANMCPAYLLLRYNERLDRLFISELNTHHVHYDSKTAIPGGDTVGKSQRTVYLQTLQPVLPTFEKHLIRTEKSPVEPSFCLNAVQVPSKSEQEGITPSDLATIAEVMKNLLKVDEGSMASFSVGTSQDLDQLSFQSSKMSDLFIRFPENLLLHRVENAQGHILYAFLVENKEREGRVVHFAVLKTETATSVAKMLSIFTEFNSDWPKVKVVFVDPSFPHRAILQETFPAARILLSIYHTTRLLEKKLHRSSANPSFKRLMKEALREAVFVTSDASLKNLCQMSQALLDEDLFSFLQAHWFSCELLWYMHVRKGLHACNTYMDSLDIVTSKVSSLFREQQSLLDCILRFVDYIDFFNTKGLKNLPPAPSKLKRTRPPSMLPKTKKHFRICGGTLTRLPVEETKPDSQLVQLQQQPQVQPSLGGMLDILNQSGSELAYKLCHNEWEVVQNSTHLLDMTGSSVNVQLLEDSHQVSKDGCSCSCSFQQWYHLPCRHILALLHTNQQPVGEAMVCRRWQKKYQHLLGPNGELQDRGVIPHTDQPEKQSRNDMIQDLSRELANLLMQTEGPELEERYSTLRKIVDIWADPCEPPESIQQPGDFRDVGRLPFLWGKHEEGEGPPSC; this is encoded by the coding sequence ATATGTGCAGGTGAAATTTGTCTGTATTCGGACCCAGTCAAACAGGAAGAGAACACGGAAGGCGAACATGTGCCCAGCATATTTGCTCCTGAGGTACAACGAGAGACTAGATAGACTCTTTATCAGTGAACTTAACACCCACCATGTACATTATGATTCCAAAACCGCTATTCCTGGAGGAGACACCGTTGGCAAATCTCAAAGGACAGTGTATCTGCAGACACTCCAGCCGGTACTGCCCACATTTGAGAAGCACCTTATTAGAACTGAAAAGTCCCCAGTAGAACCATCATTTTGCCTAAATGCGGTACAAGTGCCCTCAAAGTCAGAGCAGGAGGGCATCACTCCTTCTGATCTGGCTACGATAGCAGAAGTGATGAAGAACTTACTTAAGGTAGATGAGGGTTCCATGGCTTCCTTCAGTGTGGGTACCAGCCAAGACCTGGACCAGCTGAGCTTCCAGAGCAGCAAGATGAGTGACCTATTCATTCGCTTCCCAGAGAATCTCTTGCTGCACCGCGTGGAGAACGCCCAGGGCCACATCCTCTATGCTTTCTTAGTAGAGAACAAGGAACGAGAAGGGCGAGTAGTCCATTTTGCTGTGCTCAAGACCGAGACAGCCACCTCTGTGGCCAAGATGCTGAGCATTTTCACAGAGTTTAACTCTGATTGGCCCAAGGTCAAGGTGGTCTTTGTGGACCCTTCATTCCCTCACCGGGCCATTCTGCAGGAGACCTTCCCTGCTGCCCGCATCCTTCTTTCCATCTACCACACAACCCGGCTCTTAGAGAAGAAGTTACATCGTAGTTCAGCAAATCCATCCTTTAAAAGGCTCATGAAGGAAGCCCTTCGGGAGGCTGTGTTTGTCACTTCTGATGCCAGCCTTAAAAATCTCTGTCAGATGTCCCAGGCCCTGCTAGATGAAGATCTCTTCAGCTTCCTGCAGGCCCACTGGTTCTCCTGTGAACTGCTATGGTACATGCACGTAAGGAAGGGCCTCCATGCGTGTAATACCTACATGGACAGCCTAGACATTGTCACCAGCAAGGTGTCAAGTCTCTTTCGGGAACAGCAGTCCCTGCTGGACTGCATCCTCCGCTTTGTGGATTACATAGACTTCTTTAATACCAAGGGCTTGAAGAACTTACCCCCAGCTCCTTCCAAGTTAAAGAGAACCCGGCCTCCAAGCATGCTACCAAAGACCAAGAAGCATTTTAGAATCTGTGGAGGGACCCTCACAAGGCTCCCTGTGGAAGAGACAAAGCCAGACTCACAGCTAGTTCAGTTGCAGCAGCAGCCCCAGGTGCAGCCCTCCCTGGGTGGCATGCTAGACATCTTGAACCAAAGTGGGTCTGAACTAGCCTACAAACTGTGCCACAATGAGTGGGAGGTGGTACAGAATTCCACCCATCTGCTGGACATGACCGGGTCCTCGGTGAACGTTCAGCTGCTAGAGGACTCTCACCAGGTTAGCAAAGATGGCTGTAGCTGCAGCTGTTCCTTTCAACAATGGTACCACCTGCCTTGCCGGCACATTTTGGCCCTGCTGCATACCAACCAGCAACCTGTAGGTGAAGCCATGGTTTGTAGACGATGGCAGAAGAAGTACCAGCACCTCCTGGGGCCCAATGGGGAGCTCCAGGACCGAGGTGTGATCCCACACACAGACCAACCTGAAAAGCAAAGTCGCAACGATATGATTCAGGACCTAAGTAGAGAGCTGGCAAACCTGCTAATGCAGACCGAGGGACCAGAGCTGGAAGAGCGCTATTCTACCCTGCGCAAGATTGTGGACATCTGGGCTGATCCCTGTGAGCCTCCCGAGTCCATTCAGCAGCCAGGAGACTTCAGGGATGTAGGCCGCCTCCCTTTCCTCTGGGGAAAACATGAAGAAGGGGAGGGACCTCCCTCCTGCTGA